The following proteins are encoded in a genomic region of Streptomyces sp. NBC_01723:
- a CDS encoding rhamnulokinase — MSGARDAGTKAYAAVDLGASSGRVMVGRVGPDRLELTEAHRFPNRPVRTPEGLHWDILGLYAGVLDGLRAAGPVDSVGVDSWAVDHGLLDADGGLLGNPVHYRDPRTEGVAQRVWETLPARELYAATGLQYAPFNTLYQLVAARGTARFAAARRLLLVPDLLTYWLTGEQGTELTNASTTQLIDPRTRDWSREVADRAGIDLGLFAPLRRPGEAAGLLRPEVLEETGLTGPVPVTAVGSHDTASAVAAVPAADERFAYICTGTWSLAGLELTAPVLTEESRAANFTNELGLDGTVRYLRNIMGLWLLQECVRAWGEPDLGGLLRAAARVPALRSVVDAGDPAFLAPGRMPERIAEACRASGQPVPASPPEVTRCILDSLALAHRRAVEDAQRLAGHPVDVVHVVGGGTRNALLCQLTADACGLPVVAGPTEAAALGNVLVQARAHGLVDDLAGTRRLLARTQSPTRYEPRGGTARWRAAEARLADR; from the coding sequence ATGAGCGGTGCGAGGGACGCCGGCACCAAGGCGTACGCCGCGGTCGACCTCGGCGCGTCCAGCGGGCGCGTCATGGTCGGCCGCGTCGGCCCCGACCGGCTGGAGCTGACCGAGGCGCACCGCTTCCCCAACCGTCCGGTCCGCACGCCCGAAGGGCTGCACTGGGACATCCTGGGGCTGTACGCCGGCGTGCTGGACGGCCTGCGGGCGGCGGGGCCGGTGGACTCGGTGGGCGTCGACAGCTGGGCCGTCGACCACGGCCTGCTCGACGCGGACGGAGGGCTCCTCGGCAACCCGGTGCACTACCGCGACCCCCGCACCGAGGGCGTCGCGCAGCGGGTGTGGGAGACACTGCCCGCCCGGGAGCTGTACGCGGCGACCGGGTTGCAGTACGCGCCCTTCAACACCCTGTACCAGCTCGTCGCCGCCCGCGGCACGGCCCGGTTCGCGGCCGCCCGGCGACTGTTGCTGGTGCCGGACCTGCTGACCTACTGGCTGACCGGGGAACAGGGCACGGAGCTGACCAACGCCTCCACCACCCAGCTGATCGACCCCCGCACCCGGGACTGGTCGCGGGAGGTGGCGGACCGGGCGGGCATCGACCTCGGCCTGTTCGCGCCGCTGCGGCGGCCGGGAGAAGCGGCGGGCCTGCTGCGGCCCGAGGTGCTGGAGGAGACGGGGCTCACCGGGCCCGTGCCGGTGACGGCGGTCGGCTCGCACGACACCGCGTCCGCGGTGGCCGCCGTACCGGCCGCGGACGAGCGGTTCGCCTACATCTGCACCGGCACCTGGTCGCTGGCGGGTCTGGAGCTGACCGCTCCCGTCCTGACCGAGGAGAGCCGCGCCGCCAACTTCACCAATGAGCTGGGGCTGGACGGCACGGTCCGCTACCTGCGCAACATCATGGGTCTGTGGCTGCTCCAGGAGTGCGTACGGGCGTGGGGCGAGCCCGATCTGGGCGGACTGCTGCGCGCGGCGGCACGGGTGCCCGCGCTGCGGTCGGTGGTGGACGCGGGCGACCCTGCGTTCCTGGCGCCCGGGCGGATGCCGGAGCGGATCGCCGAGGCGTGCCGTGCCTCCGGACAGCCCGTGCCCGCGTCGCCCCCCGAGGTGACCCGCTGCATCCTCGACTCGCTGGCGCTGGCCCATCGCAGGGCGGTCGAGGACGCCCAGCGGCTCGCCGGGCACCCGGTGGACGTCGTGCACGTCGTCGGCGGGGGCACCCGCAACGCGCTGCTGTGCCAACTGACGGCCGACGCCTGCGGACTGCCCGTGGTGGCGGGGCCGACGGAGGCCGCCGCACTCGGCAACGTCCTCGTGCAGGCGCGCGCCCACGGCCTGGTGGACGATCTCGCCGGAACACGGCGGCTGCTGGCCCGCACACAGTCGCCGACCCGCTACGAGCCGCGCGGTGGCACGGCACGCTGGCGGGCGGCCGAGGCCCGACTCGCCGACCGGTGA
- a CDS encoding (Fe-S)-binding protein — MRVALFLTCVNDTLYPDTGRAVLRLLTRLGVDVDFPMGQTCCGQAHYNTGYRHEAEPLARRFADVFAEYDAVVTPSGSCGAMVRELYPRMGERARAEGRGDTLAATLAPVVPKTYELTEFLVDVLGVTDVGAYYPHTVTYHPTCHGLRSLGLGDRPRRLLEAVKGLELLELPGAEECCGFGGTFAVKNSDVSAAMGADKVRNAESTGADVLCAADNSCLMHIGGTMTRLRTGMRPVHIAEILASTEEAAAV; from the coding sequence ATGCGTGTCGCCCTGTTCCTGACCTGCGTCAACGACACGCTCTATCCGGACACCGGCCGTGCCGTGCTGAGACTGCTCACCAGACTGGGCGTCGACGTCGACTTCCCGATGGGGCAGACCTGTTGCGGGCAGGCGCACTACAACACCGGTTACCGGCACGAGGCCGAGCCGCTGGCCCGGCGATTCGCAGACGTCTTCGCGGAGTACGACGCGGTCGTGACGCCGTCGGGTTCGTGCGGCGCGATGGTGCGGGAGCTGTATCCGCGCATGGGTGAGCGGGCGCGCGCGGAGGGGCGCGGGGACACGCTCGCGGCGACGCTGGCGCCGGTGGTGCCGAAGACGTACGAGCTGACGGAGTTCCTCGTGGACGTGCTCGGGGTGACGGACGTCGGGGCGTACTACCCGCACACGGTGACCTACCACCCGACCTGCCACGGGCTGCGGAGCCTGGGCCTGGGCGACCGGCCCCGGCGGCTCCTGGAGGCGGTGAAGGGCCTGGAACTGCTGGAGTTGCCGGGGGCCGAGGAGTGCTGCGGCTTCGGCGGCACCTTCGCCGTGAAGAACTCCGACGTGTCGGCGGCGATGGGCGCGGACAAGGTGCGCAACGCCGAGTCGACGGGCGCCGACGTGCTGTGCGCCGCGGACAACTCCTGTCTGATGCACATCGGCGGGACGATGACGCGGCTGCGCACGGGCATGCGCCCGGTGCACATCGCGGAGATCCTGGCGAGCACGGAGGAGGCGGCGGCCGTATGA